The Anoplopoma fimbria isolate UVic2021 breed Golden Eagle Sablefish chromosome 9, Afim_UVic_2022, whole genome shotgun sequence genome contains the following window.
AGCCGAAAGTTTGCCTGACGGTTTCCAAGGGGGCCAGGCAGACATTTTAGAAGCGGTAGGTGAAaaccaaatgtatttattatttatggatGGATCAGTTTGCGTGCTGTCACAGATCCCAGCAGTGTCATGCTGATCCTAAACTGTGATGCTACTTGAAGGGCTGGCTGCTAAATCGTTCTTTGTGTACTTGGTGACAGCTGGGACTTTGAACAGGAAGAACTCTGGGCTATAAGAGTTGCCTGTGCCGGTGACATGATGAAAAGGGCTTCACTAAAGATCTGACAGTTTGAAACTTTATCTGCTCTTTACCAGGAGTTTTGTGGAGTGAATTACTCTGATTTTGTCCAGAAAGTTTGTAGTTTTTCCTGTGTGGAGGTAGTAAATGATGGTAATTAAGTATTGACCAGAAGGGGAATCCAAAGTAGAactgcagtttgtgttttgttttgtagatttGGATCTTCAtctgattttaattttaatccTTCATGCTTGCATTGACAAACATTGACTGGAAATCAGCCCTGCAGCACTTCTTCCCAAAAAAAAGGCTCTTTGTTTTGTAACCACATGTTTAAAttagaaacagagggagaatgCAAAACCGAGGAAATCATTCAGTTGTGAATGCACGCACGAGGCTCACTTTGAAAACAGCATAAGAAGCTTCACTGCGTAGCTACAACTTTATTGACACAAAGCCGTGATCGACGGCTCCCTCTTCCAGGGACGACTGGGAACAAACAAGATGCCCAATGTGCTCTGCTGATGCCTCATCCTTGAACGGTGTGACTCTAACTAGTCCTGGCATCTCCCATCTGTGCCCCCGTGGCAAAACCTTTTTGAAGTCTTGAAGAAGTTGTTTAACTTCCTCACAGCTTTTGAAAGGACAGTAATGCTGTTTAACTTTCTTGTTAGATTTGAACTGCTGGCCAAATGCGATGAAGTTGTTGGAAAAGTGTTTTGTCAGTAACCAATTTTTCCTCTTgttacttgttttcttttctctctagAGATATATTGGGACCGTCTTTCAATCAGTGAAATCAAAGCGCCGAATGTGTTCCATAATGGGCACCCCAGCTGTGCATATGTTGGTGCTAATGGCCTGTATGGCAGCCAGAGGAATGTGCCAGATAAACAGAGCTGAAGCAGAGGAGCGGTCCTTCCCAGGCTCTTTCGTCCACCCCACCCTACAGTCTCCCAGTTTCTACAGCACCGTCAGTCCCAGCCTCCACCTGGGGGCCGATGCCCAAGCTGTGGGATCTGGAAATGGAACTGTCGTAAAGAGGTCGATGCGACCTCCGAGTTGCCTCAAAGGTACCTCGATTAGTGGCTACTTCAAGTACATCAACACCACAATTTCCCTTATAGTGTTTGTGGTGGGCCTGGTCGGCAACGCCACCCTGCTGAGGATTATATACCACAACAAGTGCATGAGGAACGGGCCCAACGCCCTCATTGCCAGTCTGGCACTGGGGGACCTCATCTACATAATCACTGATATACCCATCAATGTATACAAGGTACAACTTTCACTCCATTGATGCATGCTTCTTGTCGTTATAATGAAAGCCAAGCTGCCAAGTGACAGGTCTCTGTGTTGATATGATGAAAAGCAGCAACAATGGAAGGGATAAGCAGAGATAAAGTGGAAGTATTACAGACGGGAATACGGGGGGGGAGTAGGAAGGGATGTTAGGGAGCGTGCAAATAGACGGGAAAGTGTAATCAGTCGGACCCCGTTATCTCCTTCGTGTGGGCAGATCAGTGATGAGAGGAGCAGGGATATGGCCGGCTTAAATAAACACTTGAATCAGGCTGGAACCACACATGCCACTGGCCTTGTATTGACCTGAGACATTAGTCATTGAGCCATagctacagttttttttttttttttttttttttaaagtaaccaGTGTTACTCAAGTGATAAATCACGTGAGGAGTTTTTAACTCAGTTCTTCATTAAAACCccatcttttatgttttatacaaATAATAGTGAGGTTTAAAAGTTTGACTAATGcttgagtgtgtttttatgcctgTTAGCTTATCATAATTATAGGTTGGCTTATTTTATTGCTGTATTTATTGGTATTATTGATTGACTGATACTTTTACAGTATCAGAAAGCATTGAAAGCTTAGATTTAGTAGTTGtctataattattataatatcaatatattcaaAAGATCTGTCAATGAGAGTAACAGTGGGTTGCAATTCTGTGTAATTTTTGGTGACTTACaacacatttgtttgcttttgaacTACGGATTGTGCCTTTAAAATACGAAGCGTTTAATGATGATAAATTATACTAAGGGCTCCTGTCTTGggttgattaaaacaaataaatagtgtCATGCTTTGTATAATAATCAGGAAAAATGGGAAAATGGAGTCATCAGTCAACTTGATCTTTCCAATGTGTTGTGGGACGCCATTTTACAAGAGAAAAATGATACAGACACCTGGTTAGAATTAACCCGGGACTTTGGGGGCAGAGCAACATGGgccaaaaaggaaacaaaaatgttaccGGGGGAACAGTTTATGCACAAACAAAGACGAGCCACGTCTACGATGTTGAGACCATGTCAAAGCCCCCTTGTTCACTTCCTCGAGGCTTTGACAGTGTTTCCAAAAATAATCAGCTACTTATACACTGAAAAgttccctctctgctgctcttctgtGATCCTGGGAAACTTTAGCAGCACAAGTAAACAATGAGGACCAGGAAGCTCCACGAGGTTCTTCTTTTGGCTTCAGCTTTGGGAAACGTGTTTAACGCAGTTTACATCATGCTGGAGGATTACTTTGATCCAAACAAAGGTCTCAATTCACATGGCCTTGACTTGTATTCTCAAAATAAGTAATATCAAAAGAGGTTGTGGAAGCGGCTCTGAGATACTGGTGGGACATAGTGACCTATTATTAAAGTTTGACGGTACGTTTTGAGAGGCAGTATATTTGCAGATGTGAAAGTTGTGCAAAGTTTTATCAGCTGATGAGCTCCATATGGTCCTTGTCTGACTAAACTCACTCTGACGTTAAGATGACGTCCAAAGGTCTTTGATGTGCCTCGATCTGCAGTGAAATTGCCATAAATAGATATTAACGACTGCTTGCATGGACCCAGTAACAAAAGTGAGATTGAGTCAGCTCCCAGAGGacagattattttattgaaatcaTTTACTGTGGTTTGTGCTGGTACATTAGCTCAGCCAAACAGTGATTTAATGATAAGTTATATTAGTGTGAATGTTGAACAACAAATGCTCTtacaaatgtgatttatttcctATGAGAAAAGTTTGCATGTGACAGTTATTGTGTTTGCTTCTTCCACCAGCTCCTGGCGTCACACTGGCCTTTTGACGACAGTGTTGCTGGCCTGTTTCTGTGCAAGATGGTGCCCTTCCTGCAGAAAGCGTCTGTGGGCATCACCGTCCTCAACCTGTGTGCCCTCAGCGTGGACAGGTCAGCGCTTTCACACGCCACACTGCTTTATAAAGTCAGGAGCTTTGGCAGCAAAACGTTATAGCAAAAGTCCTGCTCAGTGTAAACTTTAAAAGTGAcccaaaatacattattataattttgtgcACAATGTttatgattttgtgtttgtttaaatgtgaatgttaaAGTAGGTTTTAGAGAATCATCATTCTCCAAAACTTATTGGACATTATGAGTGGTTTTCATGCTCATAAAGgtggttttatttgtgtttttatcactcCGTAGAGACATATGAAAAGGAGCAACTTTCTTCTAAAGTTACATGTTCTTGTAAAGCCAGTCTGAAAAGCCTGAAAGAAATGTTCCAGATGTTTTCTTTCGTAGCTGAAAAAGCAGATACTACTGCACAAAATTTGAGGAGGCAAACAAATCATTGGGGATAAAAACGAAACCAAATCAATTTGAACGCTGTCAGTTAATCCATCTTTTTTACTCAGCTCGAGAGAGCATTGCTTTAGACCAATTTgtaacaaatgttttcttttaatataattttggtTATTATGCGACGCAGagatttttgatttgattccAGTTTAATGAAACGTAGATTTGGTTGGCTGAGATGATCACTTTCGGGAAAGGTCGATACTGACTGAGCATTCACACTGAGAAGTTATTtatctctctccttttctatTTGTTTCCTCTGCGTTGAGATCTTGCGTGATGAGCCCTTCGATGAGATGCTCTTTACTCCTTTAATAgatttattattgtcatttattttatacgCAACATTAAGTGTATGATAAATGCACTGTAAATTCTATATATAATGCTagtatactgacttttttttattaatacctTAATAGAAATTCcctaatgaataaatgatgatcATGAAGTGCTGAAGCTCAGTGTCATCTCACTTTGTGCACTAGACACAACTCCAGAGATAAGAGGCTCGCTTGCCTGCTCCGAATAGGATCCAAGGTTCAACCAGGCAAACATATTCAATGACCTCTATTATGAGAAAAAGACTGCAGTGCTTTACAGTTGTGTTCAAGAGCAGATGCTCAACATTTGTTTCCAGGAAACGTGTAGcatatctgtgtgtatatgtgtgtgtattaagcACTTGAATCTCTTTTGTATCTTTTCAAtgttggaggaagagaaaaaggtgGATACATAACCACTTAGTGAAATATAAATGGCGCCATGTTGTTCAACAGAGAAATTCAAATGTGTcatgaaaaatatattgtttttgccATAAAATCTTGATGCAGGATTTTACTAAAACATTTCGACAAGTGGTTTCcattaatgaaacaaacaagcaaacaagtATTCAGTGCGTGGGAAACACAAGCCAGCAGACAGACCTCTCTGCCAACACGGGCCAGTCTGTTTTGGAagcttcacaaaaaaatataaatattagatattcaaaataaacaattgatCATCTCGCCTCAttaatttgtaacattttgataTTCTTTGCTGACTGAGCGGTTTGTTGTGCTTGGTGTGCTGCCATGCATGAGGAAAAAGATGTTTGCTTTGTCAGTCAGGAGAGACAAAGTAAATgcggcggctgtggcgtagtggagagcaaggtagttctccaatcagagggtcagtggttcgatacccggcttcggcagtcgatgtgtccttgggcaagacacttaaccccaagttgctcctgaaggcttgccatcggtgtggactggatgttgcatgaatgttagttagagtctgatggtggcaccttgcatggtagcctgtcatcagtgtgtgaatgggtgaatgatatgtaatatactactgattgtaagtcgctttggataaaagcgtctgctaaatgactgtaatgtaatgtaaatgatgaCTTTACTGGTTTCTATTTAATGATGGAGCACAGATTGAAAGCTACCAAACTCCTGCAGCACTGTTTCAATTAATATGTAGAAATAACACGGTAATTGTGTTACATTATATagaatttttatttgtttctcagGAGTGCTACATCTTAACCATTCCTGCTGCAGTAAATCACAACCCCCTAATCATTTTACTTTAATCCAATCGACTTAATACGTCTCCTCCATCTGTTAAACCTCTTTCTCTGCCCTTCACAGGTACAGAGCCGTGGCATCCTGGAGCAGAGTTCAGGGAGTTGGCATCCCGCTGCTCACCGTCATGGAGATTATGACTATTTGGTTGCTGTCGCTCTTCCTGGCCGTACCGGAAGCTATCGGCTTTGACATAATCACCTTCGAATACAGGAACCAAACCATGCGCACCTGCATGCTCAACCCCAAGAGTGACTTCATGTTGGTACGTTATCATCCCCGTCTTATCATTTTTGGATTAGAAATTAGCTGTTTAGTGCTTTTGTGTCCCGTTGTTTTGCTTGTATTGAGGCCAAGATGTGCTGTATAGTACATTGTGTCAAGGCATCATTGTAAGGGTTGTTGAATTTTGCACTAAATAGACAAAACATAACTGGACTAATGCGATAGGAAACCCACCTGCATGCGCACTCCTCAAAGTGAAAGTGCAAGTTCAGCTTAATCTTTCCGTTATCTTAAaagggttttgtttgtttggagtCAGTGCGTGTTTTTAATGGCACAAGGATGTGCTATTTTGGTTATAGGGGCATATCTTTTTTggacagtaaaataaatctcCTACAACATTTCCTGCTTGAATAATTCAGAACACAAGACAATTAGATTATCAACCCACTACTTCATACTTAAGGAGTACTCTACCAAAATCACCTCCCAAGCCAGTATgtgaatatattaaaacaaaaagtttggAGTGGAGTATCACTTTAAGGAATAAACTGAGTGTACTTTCTCTCTCCGTGTGATTGTGGACCTTTTCACATCCTTGGAGCACATAATTGATTGCAGGCCAAGAGCAATTACTGAGAACTGAAATCTGGGGCCTCAAGCTAAGCCACATGTGCGTCCATCTATTCCATATGTACAAAATTGGAGTAATCTCTTTTAGATATCAGCAGTGCAATGCTGAGGTCTAATAAAAACTGGCCTCTTAACAGCATGATTGAAGCAATAAAAgagcacattttatttaaagattttctCACCAAATTGTGTTTTGTGGTTACATAAGGCCAAAGTTTGGAGATGATGTACAAACTTAAAattcttgtttttgctttatacagaaattttgaaataatatattttcagaCTTATTTGGTCTGGTGGTTTAGGCCTTGGTCAGGTTCAGTTACAAAAGAATAGATTATAATTACTGAAATCATGCCTGCACAAACCAAATCATTTCCACCTCTATAAACTTTACTTCAAATTCAACAGAAGAATGGGCAATTCCAAAAAGTGAACAGAAAGTTGTATGAGGTCCATTTAGATCTTTGAAATCATCATTCTGAGTCAAAGCAGGGCCAGGAAGATGGTGGAGCTGTGTTGAAGAGTAACTGTAAAGGGGAGTTTGGACGGCGTGTGTTTatatcagtttaaatgtatttcaaaagtAATCGTGTGCTTGTTTTCTGATAGTTCTACAGGGACGCAAAGGACTGGTGGTTGTTTGGCTTCTACTTCTGTGTACCACTGACCTGCACCGCTGTGTTCTACACTCTGATGACCTGCGAGATGCTCAACCGCAGGAACGGCAGCCTTCGGATAGCCCTCAGTGAGCACCTCAAACAGGTCAGACGATACTTCTAATAACAAGACTGTAACTCTAATAAACCTACATATGGTC
Protein-coding sequences here:
- the ednraa gene encoding endothelin receptor type Aa, which encodes MCSIMGTPAVHMLVLMACMAARGMCQINRAEAEERSFPGSFVHPTLQSPSFYSTVSPSLHLGADAQAVGSGNGTVVKRSMRPPSCLKGTSISGYFKYINTTISLIVFVVGLVGNATLLRIIYHNKCMRNGPNALIASLALGDLIYIITDIPINVYKLLASHWPFDDSVAGLFLCKMVPFLQKASVGITVLNLCALSVDRYRAVASWSRVQGVGIPLLTVMEIMTIWLLSLFLAVPEAIGFDIITFEYRNQTMRTCMLNPKSDFMLFYRDAKDWWLFGFYFCVPLTCTAVFYTLMTCEMLNRRNGSLRIALSEHLKQRREVARAVFCLVLIFALCWFPLHLSRILKKMVYHPGDKMRCELLNFLLVLDYISLNLVTINSCINPIILYFVSKKFKNCFKSCLCCWCYSDNQLSSIGPMNGTSIQCKSPEPNNAHTDRSIRKDSD